One genomic region from Hoeflea algicola encodes:
- a CDS encoding LrgB family protein, translating to MGKLTDVWVYLSASPLMFLTLTLAAFQAGTWLYDRSGHKPFLNPVLTAVIVVVGLLTLSGTSYETYFEGAQFVHFLLGPATVALAIPLYRQFDRVRRSALALITSLLCGSLTAIGSAIGLGWVLGASRETLLSLAPKSVTAPVAMGITEQLGGLPSLTAVLVILTGILGAVLGPPLLNLIGVKDWRARGLALGTASHGIGTARALQVNELAGAFSGLAMGLNALATAILLPILWRLFF from the coding sequence ATGGGTAAGCTCACCGACGTCTGGGTCTATCTCAGCGCCAGCCCGCTGATGTTCCTCACGCTCACACTGGCGGCATTCCAAGCCGGTACATGGCTCTATGACCGCTCCGGCCACAAACCGTTTCTCAACCCGGTACTCACGGCGGTGATCGTTGTCGTCGGGCTGCTGACACTCAGCGGAACCAGTTACGAGACCTATTTCGAAGGCGCACAGTTTGTGCATTTCCTGCTCGGCCCCGCCACCGTGGCGCTGGCGATCCCGCTTTACCGGCAGTTCGACCGTGTCCGCCGCTCGGCACTGGCCCTGATTACCAGCTTGCTGTGCGGCTCGCTGACGGCGATCGGATCCGCTATCGGCCTCGGCTGGGTGCTTGGCGCCAGCCGCGAGACCCTGCTGTCTCTGGCGCCGAAGTCCGTCACCGCACCTGTGGCGATGGGGATTACCGAGCAACTGGGCGGCCTGCCGTCTCTGACCGCGGTGCTGGTGATCCTGACCGGGATACTGGGCGCCGTCCTCGGCCCACCGCTGCTCAATCTGATCGGCGTCAAGGACTGGCGCGCGCGGGGGCTGGCGCTCGGCACCGCCAGCCACGGCATCGGCACGGCGCGGGCGCTGCAGGTCAATGAGCTGGCCGGTGCCTTCTCAGGCCTCGCCATGGGCCTTAATGCACTGGCAACCGCAATTCTGCTGCCAATCCTGTGGCGGTTGTTTTTCTAA
- a CDS encoding CidA/LrgA family protein, translating into MLSALTLILCCQLAGELITRFAGLPVPGPVAGMVILFTLLAIKGSVPDDIGAVADTLLRHLALLFVPAGVGVMAHMGLLGQDWLPISVALVGSTLATIAVTALVMNRLARAGSSDSAEADNG; encoded by the coding sequence ATGCTTTCAGCCCTGACCCTCATACTTTGCTGCCAGTTGGCCGGCGAATTGATTACCCGTTTTGCCGGCCTGCCGGTACCCGGTCCGGTAGCCGGCATGGTGATCCTGTTCACGCTGCTTGCCATCAAAGGATCTGTGCCTGACGATATCGGCGCAGTGGCCGATACATTGCTCAGGCATCTGGCGCTGCTTTTCGTGCCGGCCGGTGTTGGCGTGATGGCGCATATGGGCCTGCTCGGGCAGGACTGGCTGCCGATCTCTGTCGCGCTCGTCGGCTCCACACTGGCAACCATCGCGGTAACAGCGCTGGTGATGAACCGGCTTGCCCGCGCCGGCAGTTCCGATAGTGCGGAGGCAGACAATGGGTAA
- a CDS encoding YqaA family protein yields MPDLAAYTSLFLASLLAATLVPAQSESVLAGLILAGGQPVTALVAVASLGNILGSVLNWLIGRGVERYRDKRWFPASHAQLQRAQTQYQRFGYWSLLLAWVPIIGDPLTLVAGIMREPLWRFLLLVSIGKIGRYAVLAAGIDAVS; encoded by the coding sequence ATGCCGGATCTGGCCGCCTATACAAGCCTGTTTCTCGCCTCGCTTCTTGCCGCCACGCTGGTTCCGGCACAGTCGGAAAGCGTGCTTGCCGGCCTGATCCTTGCTGGCGGTCAACCGGTGACAGCGCTGGTAGCTGTCGCCAGTCTTGGCAATATATTGGGATCTGTTCTCAACTGGCTGATTGGCCGCGGCGTCGAGCGGTATCGGGACAAGAGATGGTTTCCCGCCAGCCACGCACAGTTGCAGCGCGCGCAGACGCAGTACCAGCGATTTGGCTACTGGTCGCTCTTGCTGGCCTGGGTTCCGATCATCGGCGACCCGCTGACCTTGGTGGCGGGCATCATGCGCGAACCGCTATGGCGGTTCCTGCTGCTGGTGTCGATCGGCAAGATCGGGCGCTATGCGGTGCTGGCAGCAGGCATTGACGCAGTGTCATAA
- a CDS encoding MarR family winged helix-turn-helix transcriptional regulator: MVDAGESVGQMAAHLARIHNACLKTRLQPLGLSPAQFQALAALDLHGEQTQRALAGVLAVEQATMANTLSRMERDGLIERKPHPDDGRAQLIRLTERARERIEPARQAARAADQVLLDGLPMAEQALFVSMLGRVNGAMEKAALDSPG; this comes from the coding sequence ATGGTTGATGCTGGAGAATCTGTCGGACAAATGGCTGCGCATCTGGCGCGGATTCACAATGCTTGCCTGAAAACACGGCTACAGCCGCTGGGGTTGTCGCCGGCCCAGTTCCAGGCGCTGGCGGCGCTTGATCTGCACGGCGAACAAACCCAGCGCGCTCTTGCCGGTGTTCTGGCCGTCGAACAGGCGACCATGGCCAACACGCTGTCGCGAATGGAGCGCGACGGACTGATCGAGCGCAAGCCACACCCTGATGACGGCCGCGCGCAGCTGATCCGGCTGACCGAGCGGGCCCGCGAACGCATAGAACCGGCGCGGCAGGCAGCACGCGCAGCCGACCAGGTGCTGCTTGATGGTTTGCCCATGGCCGAACAGGCTCTTTTTGTCAGCATGCTGGGCCGGGTGAACGGCGCGATGGAAAAGGCTGCCCTGGACTCGCCGGGTTGA